The window ATAATGTTTGTTATTCATAAAAGTATTTCTGAGTTATTTGCTCCTGTAAATCATAATTAAATTATGACCATCTTCCTCTAATTCAATTTCGTCATTGTTCTTCCCTTTACCTTGTATATATTCTTCAGTTTATCAGAAAACATTAATAAGGACGAAGAGTGTGGAATACATGCCATTTCTCCTCTCATTTTTCCTGCTACTGAATGCTGGGGCTTGGTTTGCATTTGCTATGTTCCTCCAAGATTCTTATCTCATTGTAAGTACTTATGAACCTCATATTAGTTATATAAGATTCCAGTTATGTATATCGTTAGTATTTTagcattttaatattaaaataaaatatgtcatAACTCCCACTATTCCATGATGTAGAAAATAGTCATAACTCCCATAACTTCCACTAGTCCATGATGTAGAAAATGGCCATAACTCTTTTTGTCATTCTTCTCCCATGTTCTATCACTAATTACATACTAATTATCCCATGTTCTCCATGATTTCATAACTTATTACCCCactttcttccaatttaattCAAGGAAGAATTCCTATACCTATAAATAGGAGTCATTATAAAGTGAGGTTAAAgttgtgaaaaaagaagaaaagggtttTTACTTTTTTTGAAGGAAGGTATTCATCTTGGTGGAGTCATGGACTCAACAACTTGTCCAGAGTTTGTTCGAGTCATACGACGTGATTGAGTTGTTGTATCCTGGGGGAGACAAGTCAAGAGGATTACTGCTGGACCAGTGAAGACTTTGCTGCAGTGGACTTGAATCTGCTTAAAGAGAGCAAAATATCCGCGCCTCAACCTgaagatatttaattttattttcttcattttatttttcagctgtaATTGTATTTTCACCAACATATATTGTGGCTGTAAAAATAATTAATGCTTATTAAAGGAAAATTTATTTgaaattgtataaatatttttttacacCCTCAATAGCTTCCTTAGTTGTATCACTCCAGATAATTTGTAAGTTATATAAGTTGTTATAACAAGTTACTACCATCACATTAAATGATTACGATCAATGCTTATTAAATGGAGTACATATAATAACTTAAACTTATATATCAGACTATTAACAACTCTTGTTTCAAAAAATCAGGTGCCAAATGTGGTTGGACTAGTCTCAGGGTCAGCGCAGCTCATCATCTACGTTCTCGATAAGAACAGAGCTTCAGCAGTGAACTCAGTAGAAATGGTTGATTATGGTGCAGATATTCACTCAGTTAAGGCAGCCGAGGAATTTAGCATCGAAGTACATAGCACAAAAGAATCGAAAAGCAAAAGCATATCGGAGCCAGCATTATCAAAGCGTTCCAGTTTTCACCAAATAATGAGAACTCTCTCATCGAACCAATCTGGATATCACTCTGGTTATCTTTTGGTCCCATGACAGTAGTGGAAGTAGAATTTTCACTATaggaattcaaaaaataaattaaataaacacgCAAAAAATTAATCTTATATATACATTATACCTTCCACCTGCCTAGCTCTGCCCCTGCACTGGAGGATGTATTGCCGTGCCATACCAGTTGTAACCCGATATCATTCATTACCACCATATCTAAAACAAGGTTCAAAACAGTGCTGTATTTTTCTTATCTAGGCTAATTTCTGTCTGCAGCTAATCGATCTCTATTTAGTTTCGAAATTGATTGGAACAAATGTCCATTATAGTATTTTTCTTATATATCTTTCCCCTTTTCATTCTGAAATCCCAAGAATTGTCAAGCTGTGACTAAAACAATCTCGAAAATATTTATGCTtctgaagaggaaaaaaaaaaaagaatttcctAGTTTATAACCGACAAACAGAACAGGCTATATAGGTAGGAATAAGAGGTTATTGCTAAAAAGGGAGAATGATTACTATAGTTTTAAATATTATACGTAATTCATAATTCATCACGACGATATCATTTTCTTGCTAATAGAACTGGGATACAACACAGAGAATGAAGGCAACGAGCCTAATTCCCTCTAACCACGTACGATAATACATTAATGGAGACAATATTAAGCAATAACCTTAATTAAGCACACAACATACCAAACACAcggaaagaaagatgaaaatataAGCAACTAATTATATATATGCGCATTGAAGATAGTACTTTAGTAGAAGTCGCCACAAAAGAGTCCCATTTCTTGTAGCGAAAGATGAAAATTCTTAGCTTATGGGCATCGGAAATCCCAGGGACGATTCTTTCCACAGTTGTTGAACAGCAAGCTTAGGGCGTCAAGAGGGAGAATACTGGTGCTGTTTGATTTAATGGCATCGCAAAGGCAATAAGCCAAATCAGCACCAACAATGCCTTGAATGAGAGAGCAACATTGAGTCTTAGCTTGACTTCCCAAATTAAGGTGCACCAAATCACTTAAGAAGTCAGCACACACTTCGTATTTGGATGAATCTGTAGGACATTTACCTGTAACTGTTGGGTAATAAGTAATGGAACTAACCATTGTGAAAAACAGAATATTTAAAGTGAGAAAAAGGGCAATGGAGGAGGATGCAACAACTAATTTATCCATTTCCAGACTTAATAGCACTGATCTCAATACTTTTGATATGGTCAAGTGAGAACTTTGCTTTGCTTATATAAGGAGAATAATTATTAAGAACTGAAATACCTTAACGAccattctttgtttgaaaattgaATGTTAGGGAAAACATTTCTATCAAGAATTGCCAAGATCTTTGTACTACCGGAAACTTATTTTGATCAAAGCTCTACTGAACGAGGGAAACATGCATATCAATCATAACCTTTATTCTTTTTCTGTTTTACACCCTTTTGGCAAAGTTACTTTCGGGGGTTTGATTTCTCTCAGAACAGAAACCACAGTATCGATTGTAGAGTCCTGTTAATCTCATACTCTCTCGTTTTTGTCTATGAGTTTGGGCTTCTAATTGTTGCCTAAAGGATTTGGTTTGCCAAATCTGTATATTGTTAAAGGAAAATTAATACTACATCAACTATGCTCTTTCGTCTTTTTGAGCTTAAGATAATCCTTTGAATTAGTGTAATGATGTAGGCCCTTAACCGTCGTGCACGAATCTTAATCCCCAATtacaaaaaatgataataaaaatttaaaaaaggaTTAGGAAACAAATACAATCTATTATGTACTAGTTGGGATCGGTTTAATGCCAATCGTTAAGATATTTGGttaattccttctttttttcatcATTTGGTTAATTCCTTCTTCGGAACAAATTAATAAGTgttcattatttttttataattattttatgttcATTCGTTGATCCTTTACTGTTGGACAAAATTGGGTTCATGTTTGAGTTAAGGAAAGAAACCGACTAGTTTCGAACAAAAGATTGAAATGAAATGAATAGTGAGTGGGCCTGCTTTCTTGGGGTTTGCTTCTTTTACAAGGCCTAATGGCATTAATGGGCCAATGTGAAATGCAGCAATAGCCACTTTTAAGTCTActattgaaaatatatttataatttataacgTATTTGAAGATTAATCAATTCATTCATTTGAAATTGTATGCTAACCTTTAAATGTACATTATAAACGatggatatattttaaacaacatgCTTAAAAGTGACTACCTGGTGAATGGTCGATTATGAACACAGGTGGCTATTCGAGTGAAGCATCAGGGGTCCAATTGTAAACATTGTACGGGGTCGCTCTCATTTAACCTAtaccaatatttttaaaattatttaacttataccctaatttttacaacttcaggCGTCTCCTTGTTCCTACTACCTGTGCGTTCCTTTTCTTCCTCCTTTCTTTGTTAGTCTCTTAGAACATCTTGTTTTTAATAATTTGATACTTCGCTTCATCATTTATATTTGTGCAGATGCTTACATCACAATGCTTGGGGTGAACTGCTTTTCTCTATgcttttcacgtttattgtttccaaaatttatgatttagatactgttggcaatctgattattttATAGTAGTAATACACTATGAAAGAATAAGGTGATTATTTATCAAGTATGTTagaaaactttttcaaaaacttcagcttatatagtgctggaGTTtctacaaatgaactaaataacttcagcatcttctgctaaagtttttgaaaaagctttatgacaaaactaatatatccaggacaaaaaaacttcagcttatttagtgctaaattttttacaaatgaactaaataacttcagcatcttctgctgaagtttttgaaaaagctttacgacaaaactaatgaatccagggcAAAAAAacttgctgaagtttttacaaatgtattaaataacttcagcatcttctgctgaagtttttgaaaaagctttatgacaaaactaatgaattcaggacaaaaaaaacttcaacttatttagtgctgaagattttacaaatgaactaaataatgctgaagtttttgaaaaagctttacgacaaaactaatgaatccaggacaaaacttTAACTAAAATatactgaagttcagcaaatacagaaAAAAACTTCAGTTAGTAGAAcgcttaagttcaacaattacaaacaacttcaggcccgtctactagaatgctgaaatttgtgtgattgcctttgctacttcaggctcGTATACTTGAAGTTTACGCGAAAAGTGGGTACACTTagtaattttttttgcaaaacggATATAgcttaaaacgtgacccaaaaaacgggtatagatgcaaatccacGGTCCAATTGGAGCTAACAACTCCAGCCAaacaataagaaaggaaaaaaaaaataaagaaggaaaattaACTGattatttctatttatttattcataTCAAGAATGTACTGATATTTTTAATATCCTTATCggtttcttctttcactttggatGCCATTTTACTtcgtttcttttctctttttctctctttggCATTCCTTAATGGAATGACTTGGCAAATTTAATTTGAAACTAATAAAGTAAGAATACTTGATTCAAATGATTCCGGAACCCTTCCTCCAAGTCAATTGAACTCCTAACCTTGCATGCTCACTAATAATTAGTAGAAAGTCACTAAGTTGGTCTGTtttaaaaaatgcaaaagaaaagatATAAGAACATAAATTAGATATAGCCGGATCGGATGACTTATACACTCACccgaattttttattttactttttatattAATTGGCGACTCCAAATTTAAAACATCATCTTCCCTTTACCTTCTGTTTTGTTTTATTTCAAGATCCAAAAAACATTTTGTATATGGTTAAAACAGGGCCCACCCAATTTTACTTATAAACCGAGACCAGGGGGATGCATTAAGAATCAACCCCATCGCATATCAGACTGAGGCATGAAGATAAAGTACCGAGCTCTGGACTCGAGGTACTTGTCAAGACCGAGATCAGtaatgatcgaggtcgaacaggATAGACATCGAGCGAGACCGAAGATAGCATAATAacggaaaggcgagatatccgtgactgatCGAGAATTGCGGCGgaaatctcggaacagatcaaatcaaggacGATTATTTAGCTAATCGTgggattttcttctataattagaATTATAGCGTTAATAGgatttcctctactatataaagagggtcttaACCATTTGTAATGATATGATATtgacgcatatcaaagcaatacaatactCATTTTCTCTCATACTCTCTTGTTTATCAGTTTATTTCATAATTATGCTCTCACCCACTCAGTTCGAGGGCGACCTAGCTCGAGGACTAAATTGCATTTCAatactggtttgctttactttgTTGTTTACTTCTACTATTAATCATCGTATTTATCAATTGGTGCTAGGTGAaattacgtatccttaaaaccacttataagtttatttgttatccgattttatgggtaaacattttggcgctcaccgtggggctaaggataatagtgattgcctggtaTTAATTCTCATAACACACATTGCTTTACGCTTCTCGTAAGTGTCTTTTGTTTTTAggatcaacatgtcaaactttcAAGTAGCACCCACGCACACAGACAACAACCTTGGTCTTCATGCGAGAACGAAAACATAGCCGCCCCGGAAAATGGAGTACCTCCAGCCAACCTCGATATCGGATCCTACTGATGTTCAACCGACGACCGGGCCTAGTGGTGCTTGCGGCTTTTCCTAATTCGGCTTGGATTGAAAATACTAGACTTGAAAGGAAAACAAACTGTCCAGCCTTTCAAGCCCTACTAAGTAAATGGGGATGCATTGTTGACTGCTTTAACCCCACTTCTGCTCAACATCGATCCTATCACATACTTCCTCAAGCAACGGAATACTCAATGCCCAAGTAGTTACACGTTGTTGATTTCAGACTCCTCCGATAGAGCCAACAACCATTCAGTGAATTGTCTTGTGTTACTAAGTTTCAAGACGTTCACTGAATCCTTCATGATGTTTTGGCGGCAGGTACTAGGGCTCGCGCTAGGCACTCACCTTTTGTGGATAAGCCGTAATGTATCTTGCTGGTAATGGATTGATTCTTGAATCTTGTTTGGATTAGGCAGGTAAGTGTTAAGAGGATCTTGTTGGCTTTCATTAGGTATACATAGGTACATATAGGACTTTCTTGCAATACATAGTGGTTGGCTTCGAATCACATGAAGCCCGTACTTGCATTCCTGTTAGCACTACAAAAAGCTCCGGTCTTAACGCCCCTACTACTGCTATGCAGCCTTTCCTCGGGTTCGTAGAGTCGGGTTTCCTATTTACCCACAACGGAGGAGCCGCCCCCACCAGGCAGGCGACCACGGGTCATAACGCACGCCGCCAGCCATAGACCCAGTCGATATTAGCTCCCATATTGCCATTAATGGAAATTTGGGTGtcgaccctgaaaatagcatcCGCAAAGACGCTCGAGCAGCCAATCAGAACGCACAAAGCGGTGAAGAAGGCGGAattagccttcgaatgatattcGAGATGTTGCAGACTCAACAAGCTGCAATATAagcacaactccaaaatcagaatcgtgCACTAAGcaatatcgagctcgagccaTCACTAGAAGTTGTTCACAGAGCCGAATCGGTGCCAAAGAGATCAAATGAAGTAGAATCAGAAACTAGTCCCGttatcataaaaatgctcgaggaactagCAAAGCGGATCGAGACAAGGGAAAAAAATATCGAgaaaaatgataagaaggtgaagaattataactccagggttgaccaAATCCCGGGGACACCACCGGTATTGAAAGGACTTGATTCCAAAAAgtttgtccaaaagcctttccccccaagtgcggctccgaagccaatcCCGAAGAAGTTCTGTATGCCCGAGATTCTGAAGTATAACGGAACGATAGATCCAAACGAATACGTCACCTCTTATACATGCGCCATTaagggaaatgacttggaagatgatgagatcaaaTCCgtgttgctgaagaaattcggagaaactCTATCAAAGggtgctatgatatggtatcataatttgccAACTAACTCTATTGATTTATTTGCTATGCTTGAAGATTCCTTTATAAAGGTGTACGCTGGATCCATTAAGGTTGCAACTAGAAAGTCGGACCTattcaaggtaaggcaaaaagacaaagagatgctcagagaattcgtatctcgatttcaaatggaacagatggatTTGCCACTGGTCACCGACGATTGGGCAGTTCAAGCCTTCATTCAAGGTCTCAACAAATGGAGTTCTACAGTTTCTCAACAATGCTGGTCtgatgtacataatcgatatcagTCGATAATTAGGGTCAAAGACGATCAAATGGGGGCTCCAATTGGTTTGATTTATCCCAATAGGCCCGTGGACAGAGTTAAAAGGGACATCGATTGGGAACCACGATCGaatagagaccgatatcaacTATATGGGAAACATCGGAGAAATAGCAGGTCGGGACACAACCCCATTCGGAATGATAGAAGGAATGATCGGAGACAAAGCTcccgagggctcatgagcaaaagtggtttcgATATGGATGACGGGTCCAAAGAAGCACCTCGACtttcagaatataacttcagcgtagATGCTTCCGCCATAGTATCGGCCATTGGGCGTATCAAAGATACCatgtggcctcgacctctacagacCGATCTGGCCCAGATAAACCCAAATCAAATATGCAAGTACCATGATACCCATGGACATAAAACAGAATATTGCAGACAACTAAGGGATGAAGTAGCCCGGTTGTTCAACAaggggcaccttcgagaattcttaagtgatcgggccaagaaccaCTTCAAAATTATAGATTCAAACaggcaaaacgagcaagaagagccGCAGCACGTGATTCAGatgatcattggaggggtcgatattcctTAAGGACCGGTATATAAACGCACCAAGGTTACGATCACAagagaaaaatggactcgggACAACTTACCGGAAGAGACTTTGTCTTTCAATGATGAGGATGCAGAAGGGGTCGAACAAtctcacaatgacgcactggtaatatctatccttatgaataaaattcaagttaaacgcaTCTTGATTgttccaggtagctcggccaatattagatgatcaagggtcgtagagcaactcggcctacaagatcaaattgtgcccgCAACTTGAGTACTTAACGACTTCAACATGGTAAGTGAAACCATCAAAGGGGAAATTATTTTACCAGTAAATGTtgccgggaccatccaagaaataatgttccatgtgatcgagggtgacatgaggtacaacgcattgcttggaaggccttggatccataacatgagggcagtaccctcaacACTTTATCAAGTTCTGAAGTTCCCAACATCGGAaggagtcaaaatagtgtacggtgAACAACCAGCCGCCAAAGAAATATTTGCAATCGACGAAGTGATACCAATATTGATGCTTTTATCATCAAAGAGATCGGAGTTGAAAGGAAagcaggaagtcaaatagcaaccacaatCACCAACCTCGGCCCGATTAGAGAACCAGGAAACTTTCGAGGATGATGA of the Nicotiana tabacum cultivar K326 chromosome 7, ASM71507v2, whole genome shotgun sequence genome contains:
- the LOC142162292 gene encoding 14 kDa proline-rich protein DC2.15-like, with the translated sequence MDKLVVASSSIALFLTLNILFFTMVSSITYYPTVTGKCPTDSSKYEVCADFLSDLVHLNLGSQAKTQCCSLIQGIVGADLAYCLCDAIKSNSTSILPLDALSLLFNNCGKNRPWDFRCP